One Paraburkholderia agricolaris genomic region harbors:
- the fixJ gene encoding oxygen response regulator transcription factor FixJ → MNSPVTTQETVFVVDDDEAVRDSLRWLLEANGYRVQCFSSAEQFIDAWQPHTHPGQIACLILDVRMSGMSGLELQERLIADNASLPIIFVTGHGDVPMAVSTMKKGAMDFIEKPFDEAELRKLVERMLDKARSESTSVQQQRAAAERLGKLTAREHQVLERIIAGRLNKQIADDLGISIKTVEAHRANIMEKLNVNTVADLLRLALSNKPQPAQ, encoded by the coding sequence ATGAACAGCCCAGTCACCACACAGGAAACAGTCTTTGTCGTCGACGACGACGAGGCCGTGCGAGATTCGCTGCGCTGGCTGCTGGAGGCGAACGGCTACCGCGTGCAATGCTTCTCCAGCGCCGAGCAGTTCATCGACGCATGGCAGCCGCATACGCATCCGGGCCAGATCGCTTGTCTGATTCTCGATGTGCGGATGTCCGGCATGAGCGGGCTCGAGTTGCAGGAACGCCTGATCGCCGACAACGCGTCGCTGCCGATCATCTTCGTGACGGGTCACGGCGACGTGCCGATGGCCGTGTCGACGATGAAAAAAGGCGCGATGGACTTCATCGAAAAACCGTTCGACGAAGCAGAACTGCGCAAGCTGGTCGAGCGCATGCTCGACAAGGCACGCAGCGAAAGCACCAGCGTGCAGCAACAGCGCGCCGCCGCCGAACGTCTCGGCAAGCTGACCGCGCGTGAACACCAGGTGCTCGAGCGCATCATCGCCGGCCGTCTGAACAAGCAGATCGCCGACGACCTCGGCATCAGCATCAAGACAGTTGAAGCGCATCGCGCGAACATCATGGAAAAGCTCAACGTCAACACGGTCGCCGATCTGCTGCGTCTCGCGTTGTCGAACAAGCCGCAACCGGCGCAATAG